A portion of the Pagrus major chromosome 8, Pma_NU_1.0 genome contains these proteins:
- the kcnj11 gene encoding ATP-sensitive inward rectifier potassium channel 11, with translation MLSRKGLIPEDYLLTRLAEDVLQQPKFRAKPGKARFVAKNGTCNVAHTNIREQGRFLQDVFTTLVDLKWLHTLIIFTMSFLCSWLLFGMIWWLIAFAHGDLDERGDDFVPCVTDIHSFSSAFLFSIEVQVTIGFGGRMITEECVSAIIILIVQNIVGLVINAIMLGCIFMKTAQANRRAETLIFSKHAVISIRNNKLCFMIRIGDLRKSMIISATVRMQVVQRTTTEEGEVVPLDQIDIHMDNPVGTNGVFLVSPLIICHVIDKNSPLYRLSAFDLQHEDIEVIVVLEGVVETTGITTQARTSYVSEEILWGQRFVPTVSEEDGMYAVDYSKFGNTMKVPTPCCSAKKLDEAGGIARFKLDEGVTLRASVRRRRGGTVRRSRMES, from the coding sequence ATGTTGTCCAGGAAAGGACTCATCCCCGAGGATTACCTGCTGACACGTTTGGCTGAGGATGTCCTGCAGCAGCCGAAGTTCAGGGCGAAGCCGGGGAAAGCTCGCTTCGTCGCCAAGAACGGCACCTGCAATGTGGCGCACACCAACATCCGAGAACAGGGCCGGTTCTTGCAGGACGTCTTCACCACCCTGGTGGatttaaaatggctccacacgCTCATCATTTTCACCATGTCCTTCCTGTGCAGCTGGCTCCTCTTCGGGATGATCTGGTGGCTCATCGCCTTCGCGCACGGCGACCTGGACGAGAGAGGAGACGACTTCGTCCCGTGCGTAACGGACATCCACTCCTTCTCCTCCGCCTTCCTCTTCTCCATTGAGGTGCAGGTGACCATCGGCTTCGGGGGCCGGATGATCACGGAGGAGTGCGTCTCCGCCATCATCATCCTGATCGTGCAGAACATCGTCGGACTGGTCATCAACGCCATCATGCTCGGCTGCATCTTCATGAAAACCGCGCAGGCCAACCGGCGCGCGGAGACGCTCATTTTCAGCAAGCACGCCGTCATCTCCATCCGCAACAACAAGCTGTGCTTCATGATCCGCATCGGGGACCTGAGGAAGAGCATGATCATCAGCGCCACCGTGCGGATGCAGGTGGTGCAGAGAACCACCACGGAGGAGGGCGAGGTGGTGCCTCTGGACCAGATCGACATCCACATGGACAACCCGGTGGGGACCAACGGCGTCTTCCTCGTGTCCCCCCTCATCATCTGCCACGTGATCGACAAGAACAGCCCTCTGTACCGGCTGTCCGCCTTTGACCTGCAGCACGAGGACATCGAGGTGATCGTGGTGCTGGAGGGGGTGGTGGAGACCACGGGCATCACCACGCAGGCCAGGACGTCGTACGTGTCGGAGGAGATCCTGTGGGGGCAGCGCTTCGTGCCCACGGTGTCCGAGGAGGACGGCATGTACGCGGTGGACTACTCAAAGTTCGGCAACACCATGAAGGTTCCGACCCCGTGCTGCAGCGCCAAGAAACTGGACGAGGCGGGTGGCATCGCCCGCTTCAAGCTGGACGAGGGCGTCACCTTGCGGGCGTCTGTGAGAAGGCGGCGGGGCGGCACGGTGCGCAGGTCCAGGATGGAGAGCTGA